The Lolium rigidum isolate FL_2022 chromosome 2, APGP_CSIRO_Lrig_0.1, whole genome shotgun sequence genomic interval cgctgcatGCGACCGAAACGGACACGCGTACGCGGGACGCTGTCCGCGTTGTTAtaacgcgacaagcaaataacgaagaacaataaagaaaaacgcagcggagacacgagatttaacatggaaaaccccttccaacacagaaggggaaaaaaccacgggcgccagccataaaaacttcactatattggggagtgtttacaaacccgtgggttatcttataatctgataaaccctagccggcggcttacaagatgtatatataggcggtggcgtccgtaccgcggggggctgccgTCCCCGGCCCCCCCCCCTTCGCAAGCCTACCGACGACGGTcttgctccgctcgtcagaagttagcttccctttagtatatgaatttggatcacaatataacacgcGTGTCCACCCAAACAGTTTAAAACGATGGTTCAACATGTTCGTTTGGGTTgcagcgttggagatgccctcgctCCTTCTGAAATCCATTTCCCTTCTTTCTACTAAACATTTTTTTGTAGGGTCCTACTCCCTGCACGTGTGCTCGAGAGAGTAATCCTTTCTGTGTCGGCGACAGTGTCGCTTTCCACCGTGCCGTATCATTTGCCATGCTATCGTTAACAATAGGCTAATGGCGGGCGGCTGAAAGTTGACCAGAGAATCGGGAGCTCAAAATATTTGATTCGTCAAGAAACACCGAACTTATCTTCCGCGCGCCAGGCAGCTACAggcggccgccgccgtgctcgatCTCTAGCACCATGCTCTAATTCTCGAGCTCAAACGCAGACTATTTCTTGCCGCTCAGATCACCACAATTCCCACAAGGCAACCTGTGCAGCTCCAGTAAAACTTCAAGCACATACAATTTCACAGGGCTACTACCAACGCTAGCTGCTAGTGATCATGTCTAACCTGTTGGCGAGGCTCCCGATATGGTTCCGCGGAGATAACGGCCGGCGTGGAGCGTGGTACGGCGTCGCGTTGTCCTTCGTGTCAATGCTCGTCTTCTGCGTGCTCGTCGCCACCGTCAGCGTCTGGAAGGCGTTCGTGTTCGCCGGTCTGGCGTTGGTTGCCTTCGGGATCGTAGAGTGCCTTAGGCCGACGGGCGGCACCGGCGACGAGCAGGAGGCTAGGGCGGGCGCTCCACCGCGGGCGTGGAAGTTCGGGCTCGGGAAGAGCACGATCGACGCGCTGCCCACGTACGCATACACGCCCAGTGGCGCCGAGGGAGGCGGCGACCTCGAGTCCGGGAGCGGCGAGCTGTGCTCCGTGTGtctggaggagcttgaggacggcgAGATGGTGCGGCAGCTACCAGCGTGCAAGCACCTCTTCCATGTGGAGTGCATCGACATGTGGCTGCACTCGCACACCACGTGCCCTATTTGCCGCTGCGACCTGTCGCCACCGAGGACGATTACTGCAAAATTGGCGGCTGTAGAGACGGAACTGCCGGCTGATGATGCTTTGCCGCCTGTGTAGTCGCTAGTACAGCAGCGTATACATATTTTGCTTGTAGGCATGGTATTTTTTTGCGAGTCATGTCGGATGTAGGAGTAGGGTAACATTTCTTCGTGTCATATTTTTGTACATTATTCCCATATATCAACTTTTTTAAACCAGCGTTCAAGTTACCAATTGATTTTCCTCAGCATTTCTAatctcttaactttttcttttccGAAATGGAAGCATAGCTCAAGCCTATGCATCCAAAAGATGTGCACATCTTTTCTTTATTACTACCTCCGGCCTGAAATAAGTGTCTCTTTTATCTAGATACAAATATATCTAGACTCATTTTGGatatagatacatctgtatctggAAAAAATTGAGACACGTATttttgaacggagggagtacattattTACAAAGTTTTACAAGggagatacaaagatcaactcgaagccacctttctagcgacaactcgctatacctacaagAGCGATGAAGGGGGTGACCATGAACATGGCAGTACCTGACAATCCACCATGCACATCATCTAAAACCGAATGCCTTCCCAAATCGCCCATTGGCGGGTGAAAAGCATAACCAGTCAAGCAGACCCTCAGCGCACGCCATTGCACACGTCGCGAAATCGCTACCCATGTCTTTCTTGAATCCATCCCcaagagggatcaccgcattgacctCGCCAGGACTGCCATCGACGCTACCATGCCGCATGACAGCACCACCGTCCTGAGCGCGTTCATCATCCCGCATTCAACAACGATACCATGTTGCGCGACGCCGTCGAGACTCACCATCGTCGAcgcggtagatgaacaccacaccACCGCAGCCCACCACTATCCAACAGCTGCTCCAAAATCAATGCccgaagaggtagaacgacgcagatcGTCCTatccgggagacccagatctagggtttccccaagagcagcacgagtgagtagaTGCATACTGCAACGGCGATGCTTTCAAGAGGGTTACGACGCGTGACGTCACCATCACCCGCCACGAGCagggtcggagcacggttttcaccggcagccgcacaTCCCCAACTCGCTGGTAGGACTAGATGTGAGATCAGGAGATCGCCACAACAAACCCCAATCCGGCCGACCACCTTCGACGGAGAAGATGGATAGCCACTGCCATGCCTAAGATGCTGCCCTAGGATTCCTCATGACGAAAGAGAGGCCCAGTAGCGCCTCACCACCCACGTAGCAATGCCTTAGACCAGCGAAGCCGCCGCCTGCAGATCGGTGCAATGGCCGACGCCTCCCCGCACCGCTGCATCAGGGAAGGCATGGCCGGTCACCGTAGTCGTGCCCACTGGTCCACAACCGAGGAGAGTCTGCCACGCCACCAAGGCTTTGCCTGGCCGCgcctgggcggcggcggggggggggggcacgtaCGAGACGAGGAGGAGTGCCGACGGCTTCCCTAGCGCGGGACCGCCGCACGGGGGCGAGAGGGTTAGGGGCGAGATAATTCGTCTAATGTATGGTGGTTGCTGTCTAATCTTCCAACTGTAGGACTCCCAGGAATTCTTTT includes:
- the LOC124690030 gene encoding RING-H2 finger protein ATL39-like, yielding MSNLLARLPIWFRGDNGRRGAWYGVALSFVSMLVFCVLVATVSVWKAFVFAGLALVAFGIVECLRPTGGTGDEQEARAGAPPRAWKFGLGKSTIDALPTYAYTPSGAEGGGDLESGSGELCSVCLEELEDGEMVRQLPACKHLFHVECIDMWLHSHTTCPICRCDLSPPRTITAKLAAVETELPADDALPPV